Genomic DNA from Deltaproteobacteria bacterium:
ATTTCTGTGGCCAAGCTTAAAAAGGGACTACAGATCGCAGCGCGCCTTGAGAGTGCCGTGGCCATCTTCGAGTTTGATCAAAAATGTGTGATGAAAAAACTGAGCACCGGCGAGCAGAAAGAAGTGTCACCGGGGCATGCGGGCTTGCTCGATGCCAAGGCTTTTCGTGAATCCTAGTTAGGTCAATACATGCCTAAAGTATCGATCATCACTGGGGTCTACAACTCGACCCCTTACCTGGGTCGCCTGACGGCGTCGATGAAGCGGCAGACCTTTACCGATTGGGAGATGCTGCTTGTCGATGACGGCAGTAGCGATCAGTCGTGCGATGTTATTTTAGAGCACGCAGCAAAGGATCCGCGCTTTCGCCTAATTAAGAAGGATCCCGAGGGTTACCCCTCGCGCAGCCGAGCCGTCGGCCTGGCTCATGCTCAAGGGGAGCTGGTCGCCTTTTGTGATCACGATGACTTTTGGGCACCCGACAAGCTGGCCCTGCAAGTCGCGGCCATGGCGCAATGTCCGGACGTGGCGATACTCCATACGGACCGCGTTGTGTGGACGCAAACGGGCGAGCCTAGCGCCTATCCCACTTTTCCTGGTCCTGTCGCCACAGTGCGTCAAGATCCCAGGGAGGTGATTTACGGTGGGCTGAGGATTATCTTTTCGTCCTTTATGACGCGCCGTGATCTCATCGCACAGGTGGGATTTGACCCCGAT
This window encodes:
- a CDS encoding glycosyltransferase; the encoded protein is MPKVSIITGVYNSTPYLGRLTASMKRQTFTDWEMLLVDDGSSDQSCDVILEHAAKDPRFRLIKKDPEGYPSRSRAVGLAHAQGELVAFCDHDDFWAPDKLALQVAAMAQCPDVAILHTDRVVWTQTGEPSAYPTFPGPVATVRQDPREVIYGGLRIIFSSFMTRRDLIAQVGFDPD